The following coding sequences lie in one Arthrobacter sp. PGP41 genomic window:
- a CDS encoding M24 family metallopeptidase has translation MPENHQKLHFGPARTELHVGVDLDRMRRERADRMRALMRSKGIPALLLTGADNVRYLTGFWWGEFSLQVGYALFFADDEPIVFAPAGSLQQMPDQAPWIKHWRPAISWLGGVAPSSAIAELSAVFAAQIRDELAARSLAGERLAVSEIDEPGMNALADAGIETIPGLPLLLECSTIKTADEISCISMAASLSTAGFEATRAALRPGTKQAQIALMARRAIEDAGAEVGAARLLSGPLSFPRGISGGDRIVEHGDLAYLLTCGTSYMGYTACLYRQYVVGRAPTSAERSSYTKLTDRLDLAMSLMKPGASTADVAAVLAPAEDLGFPSEAECFSIELGHGIGLVNAGSRAIHYNPPTITRSWSLAHPEEIKEGMVIAIEGIEGEHRVGGVRLENLVVVTANGAELLDHYPRLDMVQTAG, from the coding sequence ATGCCCGAAAACCACCAGAAATTGCACTTCGGACCGGCGCGTACAGAACTGCACGTAGGCGTTGATCTCGACCGGATGCGCCGTGAACGCGCTGACCGTATGCGGGCACTGATGCGTTCGAAGGGCATACCGGCGCTGCTGCTCACTGGCGCGGACAATGTGCGTTATCTGACGGGTTTTTGGTGGGGGGAATTCTCGCTCCAGGTCGGCTACGCACTGTTCTTCGCAGACGACGAACCAATCGTGTTCGCGCCGGCGGGATCACTCCAGCAAATGCCCGACCAGGCTCCCTGGATCAAGCACTGGCGCCCAGCCATCTCCTGGCTTGGCGGTGTGGCGCCCAGTTCTGCCATTGCCGAACTGTCAGCTGTTTTCGCGGCACAGATTCGCGATGAGCTCGCCGCACGTTCCCTCGCGGGCGAGCGTCTCGCAGTCAGCGAAATCGATGAGCCAGGCATGAATGCGCTGGCCGATGCCGGAATCGAGACGATCCCCGGGCTCCCGCTGCTGCTCGAATGCTCAACGATCAAGACAGCTGACGAAATTTCCTGTATCTCGATGGCAGCGAGCTTGAGCACTGCAGGCTTCGAGGCGACACGGGCCGCGTTGCGGCCCGGAACCAAGCAGGCCCAGATTGCCTTGATGGCCCGCCGCGCCATCGAAGATGCCGGCGCGGAAGTGGGGGCTGCCCGTCTGCTCTCCGGTCCGCTGTCATTCCCCCGGGGGATCAGCGGCGGAGACCGCATCGTTGAGCATGGCGATCTCGCGTACCTGCTCACCTGCGGAACTTCCTACATGGGGTACACGGCGTGCCTCTACCGCCAGTACGTCGTCGGCCGCGCTCCCACCTCAGCCGAGCGCTCCTCCTACACGAAGCTGACGGACCGCCTGGATCTGGCCATGTCGCTCATGAAACCAGGCGCCAGCACGGCTGACGTGGCCGCCGTACTTGCACCCGCGGAAGACCTCGGCTTTCCGTCCGAGGCGGAATGCTTCAGCATCGAACTCGGACACGGGATCGGCCTCGTCAACGCAGGATCGCGGGCAATCCACTACAACCCGCCGACTATCACGCGCTCGTGGTCACTTGCCCATCCTGAGGAGATCAAAGAAGGCATGGTCATTGCCATCGAAGGGATCGAAGGGGAGCACCGGGTGGGAGGTGTACGTCTCGAGAACCTCGTTGTCGTCACGGCCAACGGTGCGGAACTGCTTGACCACTACCCGCGCCTCGACATGGTCCAAACCGCCGGGTGA
- a CDS encoding acetate--CoA ligase family protein codes for MLESKTVLSPVRIDNPLKAESVAVVGPSRDPWKTSGRTLDYLSRLGFEGRYYAVSSVHKEVLGVPTVETLSDLPEVPDVAVLVGPADRVIEDLRECVALGVPFAVAFAAGFGETGRNDRDELLRAELAKGTTRLIGPNCIGFMHVGRSLTATFSSVLQRGAIPAGHVAMFSQSGGLGNALMQSLAARGASGLSAWASSGNEISTGFTDWAQWLGADPDTHVLTCIVESFSANDDLEAAATAAGDRGIPVIILKLGRSTRGAMSAQSHTGKLAGSGRVALSVLRHRFGMVCTSPEQLLDLTETFDVFHGRLSGRDQELTVVTTSGAQVGLWNDLADDRGLAFRDLEPEALHSIGEAVGSNHLGNPIDVGVQSTTADYLRIVERVLATTSGGWVIVTATRLAHDFDELAAGIAAMTIPAEVRVMVVPLSEDDRVTAAQAGILRNAGVLSLPTAGRALDAIAAASSWSQVQSTRANRGELVGAALKAVTTGGMCNLTWHEVAGSLAKSGVPVPASRAVRDVDGVVRAAEEIGFPVAIKIDDAEILHKADAGGVFIGVNDSDSARAAASHLTSIQGEAATISVQAMAPGKTEVLVGLRRDPEFGPVLVIGAGGGMTEAIDDISVLPLPVSRPEVRQAISDARVVATSLRGEAGGKTLDALTTTVMDILAWAEQQGNIHEFEFNPILADPATATVTVVDAVVSVHTTSAGPTP; via the coding sequence ATGTTGGAGAGCAAGACTGTTTTGAGCCCCGTGCGCATCGATAACCCGTTGAAGGCAGAGAGTGTAGCTGTGGTTGGTCCCTCCCGGGACCCCTGGAAGACCTCAGGGCGGACACTCGATTACCTATCCCGCCTCGGATTCGAGGGGCGGTACTACGCGGTCAGCAGCGTGCACAAGGAAGTGCTCGGTGTACCCACGGTGGAGACGCTCTCCGACCTCCCCGAGGTGCCCGACGTCGCCGTCCTCGTGGGGCCCGCCGACAGGGTCATCGAGGATCTGCGCGAATGCGTCGCGCTTGGCGTCCCCTTCGCGGTCGCGTTCGCCGCCGGCTTCGGTGAAACCGGCCGGAATGACCGCGACGAGCTGCTCCGTGCGGAATTGGCTAAGGGCACTACCCGACTCATCGGCCCTAACTGCATCGGCTTCATGCACGTTGGCCGGTCACTGACCGCAACCTTCTCATCTGTCCTGCAACGTGGTGCAATTCCGGCCGGTCACGTGGCGATGTTCAGCCAGAGCGGCGGACTGGGAAACGCGCTCATGCAGTCCCTCGCCGCACGCGGCGCCAGCGGATTGAGCGCCTGGGCCAGCTCCGGGAACGAGATTTCGACGGGCTTTACCGACTGGGCGCAGTGGCTGGGCGCTGATCCGGACACGCATGTCCTCACCTGCATCGTCGAGAGCTTCAGCGCAAACGATGATCTCGAGGCCGCTGCAACCGCTGCGGGGGATCGCGGTATCCCGGTCATCATCCTGAAGCTGGGCCGGTCCACCCGCGGCGCGATGAGCGCCCAGTCCCATACCGGCAAACTCGCAGGCAGCGGCCGCGTCGCTCTAAGCGTCCTCCGCCACCGTTTCGGAATGGTGTGCACCTCGCCGGAGCAGCTCCTTGACCTGACCGAGACCTTCGACGTCTTCCACGGGCGGCTCTCCGGCCGCGACCAGGAGTTGACCGTAGTCACCACCTCCGGCGCCCAGGTAGGGCTTTGGAACGACCTGGCCGACGACCGCGGCCTGGCGTTCCGCGATCTTGAACCGGAAGCGCTCCACTCAATAGGCGAGGCGGTGGGCAGCAATCACCTCGGCAATCCCATCGACGTCGGAGTACAGTCCACAACTGCTGACTACCTGCGCATCGTTGAGCGGGTTCTCGCCACGACGTCCGGCGGATGGGTCATCGTGACGGCGACCCGGCTCGCGCACGACTTCGATGAGCTGGCGGCCGGCATCGCCGCGATGACCATCCCGGCGGAAGTTCGTGTCATGGTAGTCCCGCTGTCCGAGGACGACCGGGTCACCGCGGCCCAGGCCGGCATCCTGCGCAATGCAGGAGTTCTGTCCCTGCCCACAGCCGGACGGGCACTGGATGCCATCGCGGCCGCATCCTCCTGGTCGCAGGTCCAAAGCACCCGTGCCAACCGCGGCGAACTAGTGGGGGCGGCGCTGAAGGCGGTGACAACGGGCGGGATGTGCAACCTGACCTGGCACGAAGTGGCCGGATCCCTGGCTAAGTCCGGTGTTCCTGTACCGGCAAGCCGCGCCGTCCGTGATGTCGACGGCGTCGTCCGGGCTGCCGAGGAAATCGGCTTCCCTGTAGCGATCAAAATCGATGATGCAGAGATCCTTCACAAGGCCGACGCCGGAGGCGTCTTCATCGGCGTCAATGACTCCGACAGCGCCCGCGCGGCAGCCTCCCATCTCACATCCATCCAGGGGGAGGCCGCGACGATCTCCGTCCAGGCAATGGCGCCAGGGAAGACCGAAGTCCTCGTAGGGCTCCGGCGCGATCCCGAGTTCGGTCCAGTCCTCGTCATCGGCGCGGGAGGCGGTATGACTGAGGCGATTGACGATATCAGTGTCCTTCCGCTGCCGGTGTCCCGGCCCGAGGTCCGCCAAGCCATCTCTGACGCGCGAGTGGTGGCCACCAGCCTGCGCGGGGAGGCCGGCGGGAAGACCCTTGACGCGCTCACTACTACTGTGATGGACATTCTTGCCTGGGCGGAACAGCAGGGGAACATCCACGAATTTGAGTTCAATCCGATCCTCGCGGACCCGGCAACAGCAACCGTCACTGTCGTCGACGCCGTTGTGTCGGTCCACACCACCTCGGCAGGACCAACACCATGA
- a CDS encoding IclR family transcriptional regulator: protein MASTAKTAAKTSTDTEAPKDLVQSVARALNIVDVVAASKEPMRAQSIASAVNLHIATTSHLLATLVHAGYLERNERTYKLAAGKILDLSSRVEEDWRPSPLALRLLKMVVEATGESAYLSAWQGGTVTVVAVEEGSHAVRVADLRVGVSGDIHARASGKALLAFGPDLQMERVRSVEGELTRRTEHTITTLPEFLADLELTRSRGYALDHQEYVLGVCGMAVPIFEGSQRPRTALSITVPLHRFTNEEHFQQCLDALMEARRLDDEEGDSPQP, encoded by the coding sequence ATGGCAAGTACAGCTAAGACAGCCGCTAAAACGTCCACCGACACCGAAGCACCGAAGGACTTGGTCCAGTCGGTTGCCCGTGCGCTCAACATCGTTGATGTCGTTGCGGCGTCGAAGGAGCCGATGCGGGCTCAGTCGATCGCGAGCGCAGTCAACCTGCACATTGCGACGACGTCGCATTTGCTGGCGACACTTGTACATGCCGGTTACCTGGAACGTAACGAGCGCACCTACAAGCTCGCTGCCGGGAAAATTCTGGATCTAAGTTCGCGGGTGGAAGAGGACTGGCGTCCCTCTCCGCTGGCACTCCGTCTCCTGAAAATGGTGGTTGAAGCGACTGGCGAAAGCGCCTACTTGTCCGCATGGCAGGGAGGCACCGTCACCGTGGTTGCCGTGGAGGAAGGCAGCCACGCCGTCAGGGTGGCCGACCTGCGGGTCGGTGTTTCCGGCGACATCCATGCACGCGCCTCCGGGAAGGCACTCCTCGCCTTCGGTCCGGATTTACAAATGGAACGGGTCCGCTCCGTCGAGGGTGAACTCACCAGACGAACCGAACACACGATCACCACCCTTCCTGAATTCCTGGCCGATCTTGAGTTGACCAGGTCACGTGGTTACGCACTGGACCACCAGGAATACGTCCTGGGCGTCTGTGGCATGGCAGTTCCAATCTTCGAAGGATCGCAGCGCCCCCGCACCGCATTGTCGATTACGGTCCCGCTTCATCGCTTTACCAACGAGGAGCACTTCCAGCAGTGCCTCGATGCCCTGATGGAAGCCCGCCGCCTGGACGACGAAGAAGGCGACTCACCCCAGCCCTAA
- a CDS encoding VOC family protein: MKATITKREFGDGGNGATPGAAKDLGGLPEVHSAGPVPIGSVGQVGILVSDLDEAIDLYGRAFGIEEWNCYHYDQEFMPWSRFGAEEGAFAMRLAMGGSNPQIELIQPLAGPSIYHEFAEQGRTGLHHLGVFVDNLDAAIALMEGAGYRVTQTARGYGQGGDGGFAYFDTDRDLGVVVEAIEIPATRRPATVRRTGGM, translated from the coding sequence ATGAAAGCAACTATCACAAAGAGAGAGTTCGGGGATGGTGGCAACGGTGCCACGCCCGGCGCCGCGAAGGACCTTGGAGGCCTCCCGGAGGTCCATTCCGCAGGTCCTGTTCCAATCGGAAGCGTGGGACAGGTGGGGATCCTCGTGTCGGACCTCGACGAGGCCATCGACTTGTACGGACGCGCCTTCGGCATCGAAGAGTGGAATTGTTACCACTACGACCAGGAGTTCATGCCCTGGTCGCGCTTTGGCGCCGAGGAAGGTGCTTTCGCGATGCGCCTCGCCATGGGCGGTTCCAATCCGCAGATCGAACTCATCCAGCCCTTGGCCGGCCCAAGCATCTACCACGAGTTCGCCGAGCAGGGCCGCACCGGCCTCCACCACCTGGGTGTATTCGTGGACAACCTGGATGCGGCGATCGCGCTTATGGAGGGAGCCGGCTACCGGGTTACCCAAACAGCGCGCGGTTATGGCCAGGGCGGCGATGGCGGATTCGCCTACTTTGACACCGACCGTGATCTCGGCGTGGTGGTCGAGGCAATAGAAATTCCGGCTACCCGAAGGCCGGCGACCGTGCGACGGACTGGAGGAATGTAA
- a CDS encoding isocitrate lyase/PEP mutase family protein, whose translation MKPAQRLRELLADSKMIIAPGAYDALSAKMIEQAGFDVVLIAGGTYSNFHYGVPDNGFISQGELIEAGRRITAITDLPLILDFDDAGGSPLQAFRGVQLAEQAGVAALLVEDMVPATKHFWTPKDGGERWKPQLKLRSVEEMSNIIRACVEARTSPDTVIVARSDASRFGFDNLAERMAAYSAAGADMLYPCGYPLLDLPKLSAVVPGKYVMVTVKNPTLEERQELEDAGVKMLLVINTVNGAVAGFRENLSLLARGELLEGEAEGGAYLPIMEAIDAAEWARRARHFGYS comes from the coding sequence ATGAAACCCGCACAAAGACTCCGGGAACTGCTTGCGGACTCCAAAATGATCATCGCGCCGGGAGCCTACGATGCACTCTCGGCGAAGATGATTGAGCAAGCCGGCTTCGACGTCGTGCTCATCGCCGGCGGCACCTACTCCAACTTCCACTACGGGGTGCCGGATAACGGCTTTATTTCCCAGGGCGAACTCATCGAGGCCGGCAGGCGCATCACGGCAATCACCGATCTGCCACTCATTCTCGACTTCGATGATGCAGGAGGATCACCTCTCCAAGCCTTCCGCGGCGTCCAGCTTGCCGAGCAAGCCGGCGTCGCAGCCCTGCTCGTCGAAGACATGGTGCCCGCAACGAAGCACTTTTGGACACCCAAAGACGGCGGAGAGCGCTGGAAGCCGCAACTCAAACTTCGCAGCGTCGAGGAGATGAGCAACATCATCCGTGCCTGCGTGGAAGCCCGGACGTCCCCGGACACGGTGATCGTTGCCCGCTCGGATGCCAGCCGCTTTGGCTTCGACAATCTCGCTGAGCGCATGGCTGCTTATTCTGCCGCCGGCGCAGACATGCTCTATCCGTGCGGCTATCCCCTTCTCGACTTGCCCAAGCTCTCGGCAGTCGTCCCTGGCAAGTACGTCATGGTGACCGTGAAGAATCCAACCCTAGAGGAGCGCCAGGAACTCGAAGACGCCGGCGTGAAGATGCTGCTGGTCATCAACACCGTGAACGGGGCCGTGGCAGGCTTCCGCGAGAACCTGTCCCTCCTGGCGCGTGGTGAGTTGCTCGAGGGTGAAGCAGAAGGCGGCGCCTACCTGCCCATCATGGAAGCAATCGATGCGGCAGAGTGGGCCCGCCGTGCCCGCCACTTCGGTTATTCCTGA
- a CDS encoding FAS1-like dehydratase domain-containing protein, which produces MTSATTGVPAKQITDEDVAYMKSFIGESAVVVQWNEEASTDSIRHYAWGIGDENPLWLSDSYAQTTRHGTRIAPPTFLYSVCDAEVAMGMSEGIQAIHLDADLDFRRPIRLGERVRARAFVENVRERVGRRSGRLVEQVGRTDYFVGEELVGIVRNTIVCVARSSEGQRMHEPRDPHVYTDEEKEQIRAAILAEEIRGQRTRFAETVSVGDVVPQVVKGPLDLITMTAYYAGAIGTAGYRGVETRVRQQERVRNGDPSAPTNLGPEHFLSEPFPSLGHQDAAMAHAIGMPGAYDNGNQRVSWMAHCVTNWMGDDADLVSLSVRIKQPGVFGDTQWIGGEVTRVFRDEAHGACAEVTMKAINQLGVETTSAVAVVSLAETRSS; this is translated from the coding sequence ATGACCAGCGCCACTACCGGCGTGCCGGCAAAGCAGATCACCGATGAAGACGTGGCCTACATGAAGAGCTTCATTGGTGAGTCAGCCGTCGTTGTGCAATGGAACGAGGAGGCCAGCACCGACTCAATCCGCCACTACGCATGGGGGATCGGTGACGAGAACCCGCTGTGGCTGTCGGATTCGTACGCGCAGACAACGCGTCACGGCACCCGGATCGCACCCCCCACATTCCTCTACTCCGTGTGTGACGCCGAAGTCGCGATGGGGATGTCGGAGGGCATCCAGGCTATCCACCTTGATGCCGACCTCGACTTCCGCCGGCCGATACGCCTGGGCGAGCGGGTCCGCGCCCGCGCCTTCGTCGAAAACGTCCGTGAACGCGTGGGCCGCCGCTCCGGTCGCCTGGTGGAGCAGGTGGGGCGCACCGATTACTTCGTCGGTGAGGAACTTGTCGGGATCGTCCGCAATACGATCGTATGCGTGGCTCGAAGTTCCGAGGGCCAGCGCATGCACGAACCGCGCGACCCCCATGTCTACACGGACGAGGAAAAGGAACAGATCCGGGCCGCGATCCTGGCTGAGGAGATCCGCGGCCAGCGCACGCGCTTCGCGGAGACGGTGTCCGTCGGCGATGTTGTACCGCAGGTCGTCAAGGGTCCACTCGACCTCATCACCATGACCGCGTACTATGCCGGAGCGATCGGTACCGCCGGCTACCGCGGGGTCGAGACCCGCGTGCGCCAACAGGAGCGGGTGAGGAACGGGGACCCAAGCGCGCCGACGAACCTCGGTCCCGAGCACTTCCTCTCCGAGCCCTTCCCAAGCCTGGGGCACCAGGACGCCGCCATGGCGCACGCCATCGGCATGCCGGGAGCGTACGACAACGGCAATCAGCGCGTCTCGTGGATGGCACACTGCGTGACCAACTGGATGGGGGACGACGCGGATCTCGTATCGCTTTCGGTGCGCATCAAACAGCCCGGTGTCTTCGGTGACACCCAGTGGATCGGAGGCGAGGTCACCCGCGTGTTCCGGGACGAGGCCCACGGAGCGTGCGCTGAGGTCACGATGAAGGCCATCAATCAACTGGGTGTGGAGACCACGAGTGCCGTGGCGGTCGTCTCGCTGGCCGAGACCCGGAGCAGTTGA
- a CDS encoding CocE/NonD family hydrolase: protein MTTTRASTWSKPPGEHPSRCGSNTAKVAMKLIVEKHVPIKMRDGVTLSADVYRPSEGEPRSTVLIRTPYCKDDPAHANTWINVLRAVECGWVVVVQDVRGRFRSEGQFVPFVNEADDGVDTIQWVREQLWSDGNVGMVGGSYVGLSQWLAAATNPEGLIGIVPAVTADDVHSGWLYEDDNVVLGFLAHWVSVLLASSRIDEESRPRIAALERNVAEVRIRTFHQLLEEAGDFAPYLQDWRDRSRSLVDPELAGRVEVPAFVIGGWFDIFLPGTVASFVRREAAGTRNAHDRLLIGPWAHGLMGGWFPAHSFGPASSFDSLDPTSLQLGWLEEVRDGRNHSEHPVTVFSMGADEWRCFSSWPPEGAERVQLRLRPSNTEDPTAIMAARTASSVDSPVPTIGGRTFFPGYKVGANSGPRLLEALHAHKDVHAFVSEPLDDDIEIMGTVTCLIKVTAAGPTPVVVKLATLDSTGAPELLCEGSSYSRTGDGNAESISVNLGSTSVRVAKGMRLCAYLATSDFPRLEDGPRTSLNVCAEEGPVLELDVLGLG, encoded by the coding sequence TTGACCACTACCCGCGCCTCGACATGGTCCAAACCGCCGGGTGAGCATCCCAGCCGATGTGGAAGCAACACAGCGAAGGTTGCCATGAAGCTCATAGTTGAAAAGCATGTCCCTATCAAAATGCGCGACGGCGTTACTCTCTCCGCAGATGTGTATCGGCCAAGTGAGGGGGAACCCCGCTCCACAGTGCTGATACGGACGCCTTACTGCAAAGATGACCCAGCACATGCCAACACGTGGATTAACGTTTTGCGCGCCGTGGAGTGCGGATGGGTGGTGGTGGTTCAGGACGTACGGGGACGGTTCCGGAGCGAAGGCCAGTTCGTGCCTTTTGTGAATGAAGCCGACGATGGTGTGGACACTATCCAATGGGTACGTGAACAGTTATGGTCCGACGGCAACGTGGGTATGGTGGGCGGCTCGTACGTAGGTCTCAGCCAATGGTTGGCGGCAGCGACGAACCCTGAAGGCCTCATTGGCATCGTTCCCGCTGTGACCGCTGACGACGTCCATTCCGGCTGGCTTTATGAGGATGACAACGTCGTGTTGGGATTCCTTGCACACTGGGTATCAGTTCTCCTGGCGAGCAGCCGAATCGATGAGGAAAGCCGGCCGCGGATCGCAGCCTTGGAGCGGAACGTCGCAGAGGTGCGCATCCGCACCTTCCACCAACTGCTCGAGGAGGCCGGTGATTTCGCGCCCTATCTGCAGGACTGGCGGGATAGAAGCCGTTCCCTGGTGGATCCCGAGCTGGCCGGGCGGGTTGAAGTGCCAGCTTTCGTCATCGGAGGATGGTTCGACATTTTCCTTCCGGGAACGGTAGCCAGTTTTGTCCGCCGGGAGGCCGCCGGCACGAGGAACGCCCATGATCGACTCCTGATAGGACCTTGGGCGCATGGCCTGATGGGCGGCTGGTTCCCGGCCCACTCGTTCGGGCCGGCATCTTCGTTCGACAGCCTTGACCCGACGTCGCTCCAACTTGGTTGGCTGGAGGAAGTGCGTGATGGGCGCAACCACTCTGAGCATCCTGTGACTGTTTTCTCCATGGGAGCTGATGAATGGCGGTGCTTCTCAAGCTGGCCGCCTGAGGGCGCCGAGCGGGTGCAACTTCGACTGCGCCCCAGCAACACAGAGGATCCCACGGCCATCATGGCTGCCCGGACGGCGTCGTCAGTGGATTCCCCCGTCCCGACGATCGGCGGGCGGACATTTTTCCCCGGCTACAAAGTGGGTGCGAACTCAGGTCCGCGCTTGTTGGAGGCATTGCATGCCCATAAGGACGTGCACGCCTTCGTTTCGGAGCCACTGGATGACGATATCGAAATCATGGGCACTGTTACGTGCCTTATCAAAGTGACCGCTGCTGGCCCGACGCCGGTCGTCGTCAAGCTGGCAACGCTCGACAGTACAGGTGCCCCTGAGTTGCTGTGCGAGGGATCGTCGTACAGCAGGACGGGCGATGGAAACGCGGAGTCAATCAGCGTGAATTTGGGTTCCACTTCGGTTCGCGTGGCGAAAGGCATGCGTTTGTGCGCCTACCTTGCCACGTCGGATTTCCCCCGCTTGGAGGACGGGCCCCGGACATCCTTGAACGTTTGTGCGGAGGAGGGGCCCGTACTGGAACTTGACGTATTAGGGCTGGGGTGA
- a CDS encoding crotonase/enoyl-CoA hydratase family protein: MQQTKPQEAVSNNTNEPSVHVSNSGGVRVITITRPHKRNAIDRPTALALAAAFDEFDADDSASIAILTGAGGYFSAGADLVSVAAGDVPVIDGRGFAGITRRPPVKPVIAAVEGYAYAGGFELALACDLIVASSTASFALPEVKRGLIAAGGGLLRLPDRMPYHIAMELALLGEPITAARLAELGLINRLTDPGKALDTALELAGKIQLNGPVAMKTAKRIITESRYAAAEARFAAQEEIVAPLRSGPEAREGALAFVERRDPAWVAAAQATRATEAP; this comes from the coding sequence ATGCAACAGACCAAGCCCCAAGAGGCAGTAAGCAACAACACCAATGAACCGAGCGTTCACGTCAGCAACTCCGGAGGAGTTCGCGTCATAACGATCACCCGTCCGCACAAGCGCAACGCGATTGACCGGCCCACCGCCCTCGCGCTTGCGGCCGCGTTCGATGAATTTGATGCCGATGATTCTGCCAGCATCGCCATCCTCACCGGTGCAGGCGGATATTTCTCGGCCGGCGCCGACCTCGTATCGGTTGCAGCAGGGGATGTCCCGGTCATCGACGGACGCGGCTTCGCCGGCATCACCCGCCGGCCGCCGGTGAAACCTGTCATTGCCGCCGTCGAGGGCTACGCCTACGCGGGAGGATTTGAGCTTGCCCTTGCATGCGACTTGATCGTCGCCAGCTCAACGGCGTCGTTTGCCCTGCCCGAGGTAAAACGGGGACTCATCGCAGCCGGCGGCGGGCTGCTCCGCCTGCCGGACCGTATGCCCTATCACATCGCAATGGAACTGGCGCTGCTGGGGGAGCCCATCACTGCGGCACGCCTCGCCGAGCTCGGCCTCATCAACAGGCTGACGGACCCGGGCAAAGCGCTCGACACCGCGCTCGAACTCGCCGGGAAAATCCAGCTCAACGGCCCCGTGGCAATGAAGACCGCCAAGCGCATCATTACGGAGTCGCGGTATGCGGCGGCGGAGGCGCGCTTCGCTGCCCAGGAAGAAATCGTTGCTCCCTTGCGAAGCGGACCGGAAGCACGTGAGGGCGCCCTGGCTTTCGTGGAACGGCGCGACCCGGCATGGGTTGCCGCTGCACAGGCAACGCGGGCCACTGAAGCACCGTAA